In Mariluticola halotolerans, one DNA window encodes the following:
- the ccmI gene encoding c-type cytochrome biogenesis protein CcmI produces the protein MIFWILATTVMLIALFTLYYAGRGDGVNALGNSDATREHFKAQLAEIESDTANGRMTESEAAAAKGELAREVLRLQAEAGGKPVRPLKQPKSLLVLVLLVVGGGTFAVYTTIGAPGLPAQPLEARAIPTAAPSVDVPQAIAAVEAQLAANPDDARGWSVLGPIYMQSERYADAVTAFRRVLELLPVTADAETDLAEALMMANNGAATGEPMQLLQSAAARDPQHIRSRFYLAGEATRAGDYEDAIAQWQALLALGTGSEPWVETARRGIAVAEAGLTGEAPPEAPVVTAPDTDQQQMIEGMVEGLSARLEAEGGSIEEWTRLVRSRLVLGDIPAAQAAYDAARLAYPDAALRTELDAMAQNAGLE, from the coding sequence ATGATTTTTTGGATACTCGCCACGACTGTCATGTTGATTGCCCTCTTCACCCTCTATTATGCGGGGCGGGGCGATGGGGTCAACGCGCTCGGCAATTCCGATGCGACGCGCGAACACTTCAAGGCGCAATTGGCAGAGATTGAAAGTGATACCGCAAACGGCCGCATGACCGAGAGCGAAGCGGCGGCGGCCAAAGGCGAACTGGCGCGCGAAGTGCTGCGTTTGCAGGCCGAGGCGGGAGGCAAGCCCGTGCGCCCGCTCAAGCAACCGAAAAGCCTGCTCGTTCTGGTTCTACTCGTCGTCGGGGGCGGAACCTTTGCCGTATACACCACCATTGGTGCGCCCGGATTGCCCGCGCAGCCCCTTGAGGCGCGCGCAATACCCACTGCAGCCCCCAGTGTTGATGTGCCGCAAGCTATTGCTGCCGTCGAAGCGCAATTGGCAGCGAATCCCGATGATGCCCGCGGCTGGTCGGTGCTCGGCCCCATCTATATGCAATCGGAGCGCTATGCTGATGCCGTCACGGCCTTCCGGCGTGTGCTTGAGCTTTTGCCGGTCACTGCCGATGCTGAAACGGATCTGGCGGAGGCGCTGATGATGGCCAATAACGGCGCTGCCACTGGCGAACCCATGCAATTGCTGCAAAGCGCTGCTGCCCGTGATCCGCAACATATCCGCTCGCGTTTTTATCTGGCAGGCGAGGCCACCCGTGCCGGGGACTATGAGGATGCTATTGCCCAATGGCAGGCGCTTCTTGCTTTGGGCACAGGCAGCGAACCCTGGGTCGAAACGGCCCGGCGCGGCATTGCTGTCGCAGAAGCGGGTCTGACGGGTGAAGCCCCGCCTGAAGCACCGGTGGTGACCGCACCTGATACGGATCAACAACAAATGATTGAGGGAATGGTAGAGGGATTGTCCGCCCGCCTGGAAGCAGAGGGCGGATCGATTGAGGAATGGACACGCTTGGTCCGCTCGCGGCTGGTGCTGGGCGATATACCCGCCGCCCAGGCGGCCTATGATGCGGCCAGGCTGGCCTATCCCGATGCCGCCTTGCGCACCGAACTGGATGCGATGGCCCAGAATGCTGGATTGGAGTGA
- a CDS encoding DUF2793 domain-containing protein — protein sequence MADTARLNLPLIAPEQAQKHITHNEAITALDALVQLVVEARDLTAPPAEPVAGQSFIIGNPASGDWTGRDGQLANWTEAGWRYATPAEGWRLWDRASGGFFVFYEGTWAALSATLGALQNLAPLGVNTSADANNRLAVRSNAVLMTALESDAGGTGDVRLVLNRETGADTASFVFQSGFSGRAEIGLAGNDDFTFKVSPDGTVFHQGMTIDKENGFVTFNQLFGSAPSHPTVAAGVLHVATSYAIPAPESGTADTIDTITGGFDGAVLILTGTFGNTLTFADGTGNLKLGAARVLNNFEDSLMLVKRGSDWIALAFANNG from the coding sequence ATGGCTGATACGGCCCGGCTGAACCTGCCACTGATCGCGCCCGAACAGGCGCAAAAGCACATCACCCATAATGAGGCCATCACAGCGCTCGATGCGCTGGTGCAATTGGTGGTGGAGGCGCGCGATCTGACCGCGCCGCCCGCAGAACCGGTTGCCGGGCAGAGTTTTATCATTGGCAACCCGGCGAGCGGCGACTGGACGGGCCGGGACGGGCAATTGGCGAACTGGACCGAAGCGGGTTGGCGCTATGCGACGCCGGCTGAGGGCTGGCGGCTCTGGGACCGGGCCAGTGGTGGATTTTTTGTCTTTTACGAGGGGACGTGGGCGGCATTGTCGGCAACATTGGGCGCGCTGCAAAACCTGGCCCCGCTTGGGGTCAATACCAGTGCCGACGCCAATAACAGGCTCGCCGTGCGCTCCAATGCGGTGCTGATGACCGCTCTTGAAAGCGATGCGGGTGGGACCGGCGATGTGCGCCTGGTGCTGAACCGCGAGACGGGGGCCGATACCGCGAGTTTCGTCTTCCAGTCGGGGTTTTCGGGACGGGCGGAGATCGGGCTGGCGGGCAATGATGATTTTACCTTCAAGGTCAGCCCGGATGGAACGGTTTTTCATCAAGGCATGACCATCGACAAGGAAAACGGCTTTGTCACCTTCAACCAGCTGTTTGGTTCGGCGCCTTCCCACCCGACCGTTGCTGCAGGGGTGCTGCATGTAGCCACCAGCTACGCCATTCCCGCGCCGGAAAGCGGCACGGCGGACACAATCGATACCATTACCGGCGGCTTTGACGGGGCGGTTCTGATTCTGACTGGTACCTTTGGCAATACGCTGACCTTTGCCGATGGCACCGGCAATCTGAAACTGGGCGCGGCGCGGGTGCTGAATAATTTTGAGGACAGCCTGATGCTGGTCAAACGCGGCAGCGACTGGATTGCACTGGCTTTTGCCAATAACGGCTGA
- a CDS encoding PepSY domain-containing protein, whose amino-acid sequence MKQISKWLIAPATALALLGGLPVAAQAACLSGGEIQAAVSSGQILPLPEILSRAGIGGGSKVLQPVEVCDKGGQLYYQLSVLDKDGNARKLVLHALTGAS is encoded by the coding sequence ATGAAACAGATATCCAAATGGTTGATTGCGCCCGCCACCGCCCTGGCTCTCCTTGGCGGTCTGCCGGTTGCCGCACAAGCTGCGTGCCTCAGTGGTGGCGAAATTCAGGCGGCTGTGTCCAGCGGCCAGATCCTGCCGTTGCCTGAAATATTGTCCCGCGCCGGCATCGGCGGTGGATCAAAGGTTTTGCAGCCGGTTGAGGTTTGCGACAAAGGTGGGCAGCTCTATTACCAGCTCTCGGTGCTCGACAAGGATGGTAATGCCCGAAAACTGGTCTTGCACGCCTTGACCGGCGCTTCATAA
- a CDS encoding ATP-binding protein codes for MRQGSIALRLFWFSLCWLIVALAFTAFLLTNLYSRALDNTLQETLEFHLETLVGVSLSGEDDAFPASSLADPRFQRPASGWYWEIRDAEGNITGFSPSLIGTILPEMQSVFDADNVRTDVQQDGFGTQIRMLERKITLADRTILISVTGNLDEMFDLVDNFRGQTLIVLGAVGVMLAVMSGLVARFALRPIGRLRRAVEQVREGESEQVEGIYPQEIAPLAEEVNELLRSNTQIIERARSQVGNLAHGLKTPLAVLRNEAAGGSAGLGDIVLSETDKMAGLVSSYLDRARLAARTAVVGRRANVTSTMDRLVRVMGKLHRDRTISLNSGTADEIWFRGEESDLEEMAGNLLDNASKWAKSAVEVTLVAPANAPTRILKVIIEDDGPGLSDAEAEKALRRGVRLDEKTPGSGLGLDIVKELVDVYGGTLSLGRSDLGGLKAELVLPAARGVAS; via the coding sequence ATGCGTCAGGGCTCGATTGCACTTCGGCTGTTCTGGTTCTCGCTGTGCTGGCTGATTGTCGCTTTGGCTTTCACAGCATTTTTGCTGACCAATCTCTATTCGCGCGCGCTCGACAATACGCTACAGGAAACGCTGGAGTTTCATCTTGAAACGCTGGTTGGTGTTTCCCTGTCGGGTGAAGACGATGCCTTTCCAGCCTCCAGCCTTGCCGATCCGCGTTTCCAGCGCCCGGCCTCCGGCTGGTATTGGGAAATCCGCGATGCCGAGGGCAATATCACGGGCTTCTCCCCATCACTGATCGGCACGATTCTCCCTGAAATGCAGAGCGTCTTTGACGCGGATAATGTGCGCACCGACGTGCAACAGGACGGGTTCGGCACCCAGATCCGCATGCTTGAGCGCAAAATCACGCTGGCGGACAGGACGATCCTGATTTCGGTGACCGGCAATCTCGACGAAATGTTTGATCTGGTTGATAATTTCAGGGGGCAGACGCTGATCGTTCTAGGGGCCGTCGGGGTCATGCTTGCGGTGATGAGTGGTCTTGTTGCCCGCTTTGCCTTGCGCCCGATCGGGCGCTTGCGCCGGGCGGTGGAACAGGTGCGCGAGGGCGAAAGCGAACAGGTGGAGGGCATTTATCCGCAGGAAATTGCCCCGCTGGCCGAAGAGGTCAACGAATTGCTGCGCTCCAACACCCAGATCATCGAGCGCGCCCGCTCGCAGGTGGGCAATCTTGCGCATGGCCTGAAAACGCCTTTGGCAGTGTTGCGCAACGAAGCCGCCGGCGGCAGCGCCGGGCTTGGCGATATCGTGCTGTCGGAAACCGACAAGATGGCCGGCCTTGTCTCCAGCTATCTCGACCGGGCCCGGCTGGCCGCACGCACCGCCGTGGTGGGGCGTCGTGCCAATGTGACATCCACCATGGACAGGCTGGTGCGGGTCATGGGCAAGCTGCACCGGGACCGGACCATAAGCCTCAATTCTGGTACTGCCGACGAGATCTGGTTTCGTGGCGAAGAAAGCGATCTGGAGGAAATGGCGGGCAATCTGCTGGACAATGCCAGCAAATGGGCGAAATCGGCGGTAGAGGTGACCCTGGTGGCACCGGCCAACGCGCCAACCCGCATATTGAAGGTTATTATTGAGGATGACGGGCCCGGGCTGAGCGACGCCGAAGCCGAAAAGGCCCTGCGCCGGGGTGTGCGCCTTGATGAAAAAACACCGGGGAGTGGGCTTGGTCTCGATATCGTCAAGGAGCTGGTTGATGTATATGGCGGGACACTGAGTCTGGGTCGGTCGGATCTGGGCGGGTTGAAGGCCGAATTGGTGCTGCCCGCGGCGCGCGGCGTGGCAAGCTGA
- a CDS encoding response regulator transcription factor has product MRILVVEDDANLNRQLQEALTEAGYAVDVAFDGEEGHFLGDTEPYDAVVLDIGLPQMDGLSVLEAWRREGRTMPVLLLTARDRWSDKVQGIDAGADDYVAKPFHMEEILARLRALVRRAAGHASNEITAGPVRLDVRAGKVTVDGKAIKMTSHEFRLLSYLMHHKGKVISRTELTEHLYDQDFDRDSNTIEVFVGRLRKKLPGECIQTVRGLGYQIDED; this is encoded by the coding sequence ATGCGCATTCTTGTCGTTGAAGACGATGCCAATCTCAATCGCCAATTGCAGGAAGCCCTGACCGAAGCCGGTTATGCCGTCGATGTGGCTTTTGACGGTGAGGAGGGGCATTTTCTGGGCGATACTGAACCCTATGATGCGGTTGTGCTGGATATCGGCCTGCCGCAGATGGACGGTTTGAGCGTGCTTGAAGCCTGGCGGCGCGAAGGCCGCACCATGCCGGTATTGTTGCTCACCGCGCGCGACCGCTGGAGCGACAAGGTGCAGGGCATTGATGCCGGTGCTGACGACTATGTCGCCAAGCCCTTCCATATGGAAGAAATTCTGGCGCGCCTGCGCGCTCTGGTGCGTCGCGCCGCCGGCCATGCCTCCAACGAAATCACTGCTGGGCCGGTGCGGCTCGATGTGCGGGCCGGCAAGGTGACGGTGGATGGCAAGGCAATCAAGATGACCTCCCATGAGTTCAGATTGCTGTCCTATCTCATGCACCACAAGGGCAAGGTGATCTCGCGCACCGAGCTGACCGAGCATTTATACGATCAGGATTTTGACCGGGATTCCAATACGATTGAAGTGTTTGTCGGCAGGCTGCGCAAGAAATTGCCCGGCGAATGCATTCAGACCGTGCGCGGGCTGGGATACCAGATCGACGAGGATTGA
- a CDS encoding FAD-dependent oxidoreductase, protein MSSFRIPTAKNHLFSGHQIDRDRPVQFRLNGRRISAFSGDTVLSALLAAGIDTAGTHQGAPIALDACLGLAIQCLDPAGNPGVPLPMARTPVAEGARFQTLGTDAHAGLFQKLKRLTRNDSRSLGLDLDQSLLPPLPDTAPVEPYANADIVVVGGGLAGLSAAVEASEAGRTVILIEQRAYLGGDAVLFGHAAGEEAPESAFARLSAKVDAAENITVLTLAEAVEAATGQIVVHQVVSGDEGGPTARRLQLAARHIVLATGMQDRLPLFPGNRLPGVTSLSQTFHLATAYGVWPGKRAAVTTNTNAGYRLALLAQDAELEIEKVMDARLEPQSRFAEFTKAYGIKSESGVHPQSASFVANAAELFVKMELSWADGRDAFETLTTGALIVSGGWLPRLTLWQRAGGALEVDSDGKICAAGHLEGIALAGSCAGYVSNSAVMRSGAQAVDGFLGRSVSTIEDTLIDPAFESPDGRLPVSQAPETEVVAPRYFDLGSSLVSAPRPIQGSFFKPARRRMANAPTAIADRALSLGDIAALTAIGQVKPDAFATIAEERAVPPICFARSATSSPPGPSASETTDIPAYLAHRFGNNAQLWEVEAQDGRRFETGNLLYANSDTHDPTDALGVITSVNSGNDRNAVALISASAAQVGLQIMVRSQRGHTNARIIKVLKPN, encoded by the coding sequence ATGAGCAGCTTTCGCATCCCCACGGCAAAGAACCATCTATTTAGCGGTCACCAGATCGACCGGGACCGGCCAGTCCAGTTCCGGTTGAATGGTCGCCGGATTTCCGCGTTTTCAGGCGACACTGTACTGTCGGCCCTGCTGGCGGCCGGCATTGACACTGCGGGCACCCATCAGGGCGCGCCGATTGCCCTTGATGCCTGCTTGGGGCTTGCCATCCAATGCCTTGACCCTGCCGGGAACCCGGGTGTCCCCTTGCCGATGGCGCGCACACCTGTTGCCGAAGGTGCGCGTTTCCAAACGTTGGGCACTGATGCCCATGCAGGGCTTTTTCAAAAACTCAAACGGCTGACCCGGAATGATAGCCGGTCCCTCGGCCTCGACCTCGATCAATCGCTTTTACCGCCGTTGCCGGATACAGCGCCGGTCGAGCCCTATGCAAATGCCGATATTGTTGTGGTTGGCGGCGGCCTCGCCGGCCTCTCCGCTGCCGTTGAGGCTTCAGAGGCGGGCAGGACTGTCATTCTCATCGAGCAACGGGCCTATCTCGGCGGCGATGCGGTTCTGTTCGGACATGCCGCTGGCGAGGAAGCACCAGAAAGCGCTTTTGCGCGGCTCTCTGCCAAGGTCGATGCCGCAGAGAACATAACCGTTCTGACACTTGCCGAAGCGGTTGAGGCAGCAACAGGTCAGATTGTGGTACATCAGGTCGTCTCCGGCGACGAAGGCGGGCCGACCGCACGACGTCTGCAATTGGCTGCCCGTCACATTGTGCTGGCAACCGGCATGCAGGACCGGTTACCCCTGTTCCCCGGCAATCGCCTGCCCGGTGTCACCAGTTTGTCGCAAACCTTCCACCTTGCCACTGCCTATGGGGTGTGGCCGGGCAAGCGTGCGGCAGTGACGACCAATACCAATGCCGGCTATCGCCTGGCGCTTTTGGCGCAGGATGCTGAATTGGAAATCGAAAAAGTCATGGATGCCCGGCTGGAGCCGCAGTCACGTTTTGCCGAGTTCACAAAGGCCTACGGCATCAAGTCGGAATCGGGCGTGCATCCGCAATCTGCCAGTTTTGTCGCCAATGCTGCCGAGCTGTTCGTGAAAATGGAATTGTCGTGGGCGGATGGGCGCGATGCATTCGAGACGCTGACCACCGGCGCGCTGATTGTATCTGGGGGATGGTTGCCGCGGCTCACCCTGTGGCAACGGGCCGGCGGCGCACTCGAAGTGGATTCTGATGGAAAAATATGCGCTGCAGGCCATCTGGAGGGCATCGCGCTGGCGGGAAGCTGTGCGGGATATGTCAGCAACAGCGCGGTAATGCGCAGCGGCGCGCAGGCCGTCGATGGCTTTTTGGGGCGCTCTGTTTCCACGATCGAGGACACGCTTATCGACCCGGCTTTCGAAAGCCCGGATGGACGTTTGCCTGTCAGCCAGGCCCCCGAAACCGAAGTGGTAGCCCCACGCTATTTCGATCTGGGGTCATCGCTGGTTTCAGCACCCAGGCCGATACAGGGTAGTTTTTTCAAACCCGCGCGGCGGCGTATGGCGAATGCCCCAACCGCAATCGCCGACAGGGCCTTGAGCCTTGGCGATATTGCCGCGCTCACAGCCATTGGCCAGGTAAAGCCTGATGCCTTTGCCACCATTGCGGAAGAACGCGCGGTGCCGCCCATCTGCTTCGCCCGTTCGGCCACGTCCAGCCCACCTGGGCCAAGCGCGTCAGAAACAACCGACATCCCGGCCTATCTTGCGCACCGCTTTGGCAACAACGCGCAGCTTTGGGAGGTCGAGGCGCAAGATGGCCGGCGGTTTGAGACCGGTAATCTGCTTTATGCCAATTCCGATACGCATGACCCGACGGATGCTCTTGGGGTGATAACCAGCGTGAATAGCGGCAATGACCGGAACGCCGTCGCCCTGATCTCAGCATCGGCCGCGCAGGTGGGCCTGCAGATCATGGTCCGCAGCCAGCGCGGCCACACGAATGCGCGGATCATCAAGGTTTTGAAACCGAATTAA
- a CDS encoding glycoside hydrolase family 108 protein: protein MATENLNRCLAEILRHEGGYVDHPADPGGATNMGITRKTLARWRKINPWWQLPKAEVKALNQNEVTAIYKALYWDRVAGDVLPDGVDLALFDFGVNSGPARAVKTVQQELKVRVDGALGPITLGAIRARIAASGSGGLIQALCARRLSFLMRLSTFTVFGRGWKRRVAEIETAALALAGNPAITPKPRRNLMDILSGYRTYIIGGLMLLAGIGQALGIDIPGFDGHSTSQLIMEGFAIVFLRKGLKNDIGNA from the coding sequence ATGGCGACCGAAAACCTCAATCGCTGTCTTGCAGAAATTCTCCGCCATGAAGGCGGTTATGTTGATCACCCTGCCGATCCGGGTGGGGCGACCAATATGGGCATTACCCGCAAGACCCTGGCGCGCTGGCGCAAGATCAATCCGTGGTGGCAATTGCCCAAAGCCGAGGTCAAGGCACTCAACCAGAACGAAGTGACGGCGATCTACAAGGCGCTTTACTGGGACCGCGTGGCCGGGGACGTGCTGCCCGATGGTGTCGATCTGGCGCTGTTTGATTTTGGCGTGAACAGCGGCCCGGCCCGCGCGGTGAAAACGGTGCAGCAAGAGTTGAAAGTGCGCGTCGATGGCGCCCTTGGCCCGATCACACTGGGGGCGATCCGCGCCCGTATTGCTGCCTCGGGCAGCGGCGGTCTGATTCAGGCGCTTTGCGCCCGCCGCCTGTCCTTCCTCATGCGTCTCAGCACATTCACGGTTTTTGGCCGTGGCTGGAAGCGCCGCGTCGCCGAAATTGAAACGGCGGCGCTGGCATTGGCCGGAAACCCGGCAATCACACCCAAACCAAGGAGAAACCTCATGGATATTCTATCCGGCTATCGTACCTATATTATCGGCGGTTTGATGCTGCTCGCGGGCATTGGCCAAGCGCTGGGTATCGATATACCCGGTTTTGATGGTCATTCGACCAGTCAGCTGATCATGGAAGGCTTTGCCATCGTCTTTTTGCGCAAGGGCCTGAAAAACGATATCGGCAATGCCTGA